In the Flagellimonas sp. MMG031 genome, one interval contains:
- the uvrA gene encoding excinuclease ABC subunit UvrA, which produces MAVNINVDPKQNIIIKGAKLHNLKDIDVVIPRNKLVVITGLSGSGKSSLAFDTLYAEGQRRYVESLSSYARQFLGKLDKPKVDYIKGIAPAIAIEQKVNSTNPRSTVGTTTEIYDYLKLLYARIGKTISPISGKEVKKHTVTDVINHIKGLNEREKLLLLAPITISEDRETLKSLELFSKQGYARIKYNGEVIRIDEAPKDIGKTFHLVVDRIIVKDDEDFYNRLANAVDNAFFEGKGECAIENLQTGETKTFSNQFELDGMKFLEPNVHLFSFNNPYGACPKCEGYGDVIGIDEDLVIPNTALSVYENAIFPWRGDSMGWYRDQLVNAAYKFDFPIHKPWFQLTEEQKQLVWDGNDHFIGIHKFFEQLEEKSYKIQNRVMLSRYRGKTRCSVCKGKRLRKEADYVKVGGKSISELIELPIKELMLFFQEIQLSEHDTAVASRLLKEITTRLDFLDKVGLSYLTLNRKSNTLSGGESQRINLATSLGSSLVGSMYILDEPSIGLHPKDTENLIGVLKSLRDLGNTVIVVEHDEDIMQAADEIIDIGPEAGTLGGKVVATGNWERILTSDSLTAQYLNGKMEIPVPTERRTSKHYIQIKGARENNLKNIDVTFPLNMLTVVTGVSGSGKSTLVKKIVYPSILKETGGYGEKAGQFTAMEGKYSHIKHVEFVDQNPIGRSSRSNPVTYIKAYDDIRSLFASQKLSKLRGYQAKHFSFNVDGGRCEKCKGEGEITVEMQFMADVHLECDACGGKRFKKDILEVQFEGKNIDDILNLTIDEAIAHFSDHQQDKIVTKLKPLQDVGLGYVALGQSSSTLSGGEAQRIKLASFLVKGHTKEKALFIFDEPTTGLHFHDIKKLLKSFDELIAKGHSIIVIEHNMELVKCADYIIDLGPEGGALGGHLVVEGTPEEIVGNTDSYTAGYLKEKL; this is translated from the coding sequence ATGGCAGTCAATATAAACGTCGATCCCAAACAAAATATTATCATAAAAGGTGCCAAACTGCACAACCTTAAAGATATTGATGTTGTTATTCCACGTAATAAATTGGTGGTAATCACTGGTTTATCCGGTTCGGGCAAGTCCAGCCTTGCTTTTGACACGCTCTATGCCGAAGGACAGCGCAGATATGTGGAAAGCCTATCCTCCTACGCACGCCAATTTTTGGGGAAGTTGGACAAACCCAAGGTTGACTATATTAAAGGTATAGCCCCTGCCATTGCCATAGAACAAAAAGTAAATTCCACCAACCCAAGATCTACGGTTGGCACCACAACAGAGATTTATGATTATCTGAAACTGTTGTATGCCCGTATCGGGAAGACCATCTCCCCCATTTCTGGCAAAGAGGTGAAAAAGCATACGGTCACCGATGTCATCAATCATATTAAAGGATTGAACGAAAGGGAGAAATTGCTGCTGTTGGCTCCCATAACCATTTCAGAAGATAGGGAAACTCTCAAATCCTTGGAACTTTTCTCCAAACAAGGCTACGCACGTATAAAATATAATGGAGAAGTCATTCGAATAGATGAGGCGCCAAAGGACATTGGCAAAACTTTTCATTTGGTGGTGGACCGTATCATTGTAAAAGATGATGAGGATTTCTACAATCGATTGGCCAATGCGGTAGACAATGCCTTTTTTGAAGGTAAGGGCGAATGTGCCATCGAGAACCTTCAAACGGGAGAAACCAAAACCTTCAGTAATCAGTTTGAGTTGGATGGGATGAAGTTTTTGGAGCCCAATGTCCACTTGTTCAGTTTTAACAATCCCTACGGGGCCTGCCCCAAATGTGAGGGCTATGGTGATGTAATTGGTATTGATGAAGATTTGGTGATTCCCAACACCGCCTTATCCGTCTACGAGAATGCGATTTTCCCTTGGCGTGGCGATAGTATGGGCTGGTACCGCGACCAATTGGTGAATGCAGCCTATAAATTTGATTTTCCTATCCACAAGCCATGGTTTCAGCTAACGGAGGAACAAAAACAATTGGTTTGGGACGGGAACGACCATTTTATAGGAATCCATAAGTTTTTTGAGCAACTGGAGGAAAAAAGCTATAAAATCCAGAACCGGGTGATGCTATCGCGCTACCGTGGAAAAACAAGGTGTTCCGTTTGTAAAGGAAAACGGCTCCGAAAAGAAGCCGACTACGTGAAAGTGGGCGGAAAATCCATTTCGGAACTTATCGAACTGCCCATCAAAGAATTGATGCTGTTTTTTCAAGAAATACAACTTAGCGAACACGATACCGCTGTAGCCAGTAGATTGCTCAAGGAAATCACCACCCGTTTGGATTTCTTGGACAAGGTAGGACTGAGCTATCTGACCCTCAACCGAAAATCCAATACGCTATCCGGTGGAGAAAGTCAACGTATCAATTTGGCCACGTCGTTGGGAAGTAGTTTGGTCGGTTCCATGTATATTTTGGACGAACCCAGTATCGGTCTCCATCCCAAGGATACCGAAAATTTGATAGGTGTGCTAAAATCACTGCGAGATTTGGGAAATACCGTAATTGTGGTGGAGCACGATGAGGACATTATGCAAGCCGCCGATGAAATCATCGATATTGGTCCAGAAGCAGGTACATTGGGCGGAAAAGTAGTCGCTACGGGCAATTGGGAACGTATCCTTACTTCAGATTCTTTAACGGCGCAATATTTGAACGGAAAGATGGAGATTCCTGTTCCGACAGAGCGCAGAACTTCAAAACATTACATTCAAATAAAAGGAGCACGGGAAAACAACCTCAAAAATATTGATGTGACCTTTCCTTTAAATATGTTGACGGTGGTCACTGGCGTATCAGGGAGCGGCAAAAGTACCTTGGTGAAAAAGATAGTCTACCCATCCATTTTAAAGGAAACAGGAGGGTATGGTGAAAAAGCAGGGCAATTTACAGCCATGGAAGGCAAGTATAGCCATATCAAGCATGTGGAATTTGTGGACCAAAACCCAATCGGGCGTTCATCGCGGTCCAATCCCGTGACCTATATTAAGGCATACGACGATATCCGAAGCCTCTTTGCATCGCAAAAACTGAGTAAACTCCGAGGATATCAGGCCAAACATTTTTCGTTCAATGTGGATGGGGGTCGATGTGAAAAGTGCAAGGGAGAGGGAGAAATCACTGTAGAAATGCAATTTATGGCCGATGTGCATTTAGAGTGTGATGCCTGTGGTGGCAAACGCTTCAAAAAAGACATTTTGGAAGTCCAGTTTGAAGGCAAAAATATAGATGACATCCTGAATTTGACCATTGATGAGGCCATTGCCCACTTTTCAGACCATCAACAGGATAAAATCGTTACCAAATTGAAGCCCTTGCAAGATGTAGGTTTGGGTTATGTAGCCTTGGGGCAGTCCTCCTCTACCCTTTCCGGTGGAGAGGCGCAGCGTATCAAACTGGCTTCTTTTTTGGTAAAGGGCCATACGAAGGAAAAAGCACTTTTCATTTTTGATGAGCCCACTACGGGACTTCATTTTCATGATATCAAGAAACTGCTCAAATCCTTTGATGAGCTTATAGCCAAGGGACATTCCATCATTGTTATCGAACACAATATGGAATTGGTAAAATGTGCCGATTACATCATCGATTTGGGTCCCGAAGGAGGTGCCTTGGGCGGCCATTTGGTAGTGGAAGGCACACCAGAAGAAATTGTGGGCAACACGGATTCGTATACAGCGGGCTATCTAAAGGAGAAGCTCTAA
- a CDS encoding OmpA family protein, translating to MNSKNIIYILYAICTLQVGLAQESKIKKANEDFFNFDYIDARKIYLSVVEDGYSSAQVYKKLGDTYYFNSEYADAATWYLKLVDTYPNEVESEYYYRAAQSLKSIGKLEESKSLMEKYMETSGATYPNWDTYQYLASTQNNQYQVKNITDGMNGSDFGPSYYGDKIVFASSSIDTEGSKIHDWNGLPYLDLFEAEIDENGQLKNIKKLEGDINSPYHESSAVFTKDGKTIYFTRNNYINGKKKRGKERLVTLKIYRASLQEDGSWGNVVELPFNEDSFSTAHPALNPEENRLYFSSNRNGSLGASDIWYVDILGNGNYGQPVNLGSKINTKQRESFPFISKTGDLYFASDGHTGLGGLDIFVVSLNETGPYPTVTNLKKPINSNLDDFGYVMDETGKIGYISSNRFGDQGSSSDDILAFTADCKITIHGMVTDAKTGAPLQGSDVVLLDSSSKVVAQKVVDANGRYDFGPLADCNDQYAVRASFAEKEYEPSETVVQTQSGVDSMEVNLQLTPPDCPVDDLGCRLSLQPIYFDFDKHNIRPDAEVELAKILNAMEAYPQLNIHIESHTDSRGNDAYNMQLSERRAKSTLEWLVSKGIDRNRLSAKGYGESQLINNCSNGVNCSQEEHQLNRRSMFIIK from the coding sequence ATGAACTCAAAGAATATTATTTATATCCTTTACGCCATTTGTACCCTACAAGTAGGTTTGGCTCAGGAAAGCAAAATTAAAAAGGCCAACGAGGATTTCTTCAATTTTGATTACATAGATGCACGAAAAATATATCTAAGTGTTGTGGAAGATGGTTATTCTTCCGCTCAGGTCTACAAAAAATTAGGAGACACATATTATTTCAACAGTGAATACGCCGATGCGGCTACATGGTACTTGAAATTGGTGGACACCTACCCCAACGAAGTGGAATCGGAATACTATTACCGTGCCGCCCAAAGTTTAAAATCCATCGGGAAATTGGAAGAATCCAAATCCCTCATGGAAAAATATATGGAAACCTCGGGAGCTACCTACCCCAATTGGGATACCTATCAATATTTGGCGAGTACGCAAAATAACCAGTATCAAGTAAAAAATATCACCGATGGGATGAATGGGTCAGATTTTGGCCCCTCTTACTATGGTGACAAAATTGTGTTCGCTTCTTCTTCCATCGATACGGAAGGAAGCAAAATACACGATTGGAACGGCCTTCCCTATCTAGACCTGTTCGAAGCTGAAATTGATGAAAATGGTCAGCTGAAAAACATTAAAAAATTGGAGGGCGATATCAATTCCCCGTATCACGAATCGTCAGCGGTCTTCACCAAAGATGGCAAAACCATCTATTTTACCCGAAACAACTATATCAATGGTAAAAAGAAGCGTGGAAAGGAACGTTTAGTGACCCTTAAAATCTACAGGGCGAGTTTGCAAGAAGATGGTTCATGGGGCAATGTTGTAGAACTTCCCTTTAACGAGGATTCCTTCTCTACTGCACATCCAGCGCTTAACCCTGAAGAAAACCGACTATATTTTTCTTCTAACAGAAATGGAAGTTTAGGAGCCTCCGATATTTGGTATGTGGATATTCTGGGCAACGGCAACTATGGCCAACCCGTAAATCTTGGTTCAAAAATAAATACCAAACAGCGGGAATCGTTCCCATTTATAAGTAAAACTGGAGATTTATACTTTGCCAGTGATGGCCATACCGGACTGGGCGGTTTGGATATTTTTGTTGTCTCCTTGAACGAAACAGGCCCCTACCCTACAGTGACCAACCTTAAAAAACCCATCAACAGCAATTTGGATGATTTTGGTTATGTGATGGACGAGACGGGCAAAATAGGCTATATATCTTCCAATCGTTTCGGGGACCAAGGCAGTAGTTCCGATGATATCCTTGCCTTTACAGCAGATTGTAAGATTACGATTCATGGTATGGTAACAGATGCAAAGACTGGTGCACCCCTACAAGGTTCAGATGTCGTATTGCTTGACAGCAGTAGCAAAGTGGTTGCCCAAAAAGTGGTTGACGCCAATGGACGTTATGACTTTGGTCCCTTGGCGGATTGTAATGATCAATATGCCGTTAGGGCATCCTTCGCGGAAAAAGAATATGAGCCCTCCGAAACAGTCGTACAGACTCAAAGTGGTGTTGACAGCATGGAAGTCAATCTACAACTTACTCCTCCCGATTGCCCTGTGGACGATTTGGGATGTAGACTATCGCTACAGCCTATCTATTTTGATTTTGACAAGCATAACATCCGACCAGATGCGGAAGTGGAGCTGGCCAAAATCCTAAATGCAATGGAAGCATATCCGCAATTGAATATTCATATTGAGTCCCATACCGATTCCAGAGGAAACGATGCCTACAATATGCAATTGTCCGAAAGAAGGGCAAAATCCACTCTCGAATGGTTGGTAAGTAAGGGAATCGACAGAAACAGACTGTCCGCCAAAGGATACGGCGAATCCCAATTGATCAACAATTGTTCCAATGGTGTAAATTGCTCCCAAGAGGAACACCAATTAAACCGAAGATCAATGTTCATAATTAAATAA
- a CDS encoding gliding motility-associated C-terminal domain-containing protein: protein MSIIKRNTIVAVALVLMLVATGILRANRNSIENELFVPSILLIKTGVARDATGSENGCAIIEYTFTVTNTSTNGEILTGVQLTDPSLGGLVAGPAEGDVNVIGEMDPGETWIYRANYIIQPADIVNGSVTNQANVEADVQGQPGVTVFDLSDDDGINPDDETVTDLSFCQGNIGLIKTGVAIEDIDAGPGCNFVLYTFLVSNEGGQVLENVELIDPLIGVDPIAGPIAGDTNGDTFLDTDEVWQYAVLYDITPEDINNGQVVNQAEVTADIQGFGTSVSDLSDNDSYSEDEATVIDLTQCQGDIALVKTGIAIEDIDAGTGCNYVLYSFTVTNVGPQPLQNVSIVDPLLNGDTPTYLSGDDNDNDLLDIDESWSYFAIYDITASDILNGQVVNQAEVSAHVEGEPLNTVSDLSDDDSILEDDSTIISLADCQANFGIALIKTGFAVNDVDAGAGCNFVLYTFSVTNVSGETLENITITDPLLEGVPIDLVAGDDNSNSQMESDEVWLFTSAYPIQPSDIANGSVINQAEVSATVLNEPDIILTDLSDDDSLLEDDPTVVDLTQCQVPNIGLIKEGVVVDVNEDGCLESILYTFTVTNTGNADLDEITLEDPLFGGNIPGPIDGTDVNNDGILSVNESWTYEALYAITQQDIDNAAVVNQATVTGYTVGNVMVQDLSDDDNLFEDEPTRTPVPDDACTDGAAIGLIKQGVLVDNNGDGCIESILYTFTVTNTGGIDLDEVSLEDPLFGGPIPGPLAGTDTNDDGILSVGETWTYEALHGITQEDIDNAAVINQATVTAEPVGFDSQVFDLSDDDSLLEDEPTRTPVPDDACTDGTASIGLIKEGVLIDATGDGCIDSILYTFTVTNNGAFDLDEVNLEDPLFGGPIPGPVDGTDVNNDNILSVGETWTYEAVYALEQEDIDNGAVINQATVTAERINFELQVFDLSDDDNLLENEPTRTPVPDDACTDGVASIAMIKEGVLIDVNGDGCLESILYTFTITNNGAFDLDEVILEDSLFDGEIPGPVDGTDENNDGVLSIGETWTYEAVYAITQNDIDNGAVINQAIVTAQRINFDLEVSDFSDDDNFLEDNPTRTPVTDDTCTEGSASISLIKEGALADINDDECVESILYTFTVTNNGGADLDTVVLIDPLIDGEISGPVNDTDINNDGILSVGETWTYQALYAITQQDVDNGAVLNQATVTAEPLGFDFEVFDFSDDDSFLENEPTEIAVPNDACTDGSNGGDGGDGDGLNGIGLIKQATLLDSNNDNCVDTIGFTFTVLNGGIGNVENVVLTDGLLGGVISGPIENSDENEDGILSSGETWTYEFSYSLTQTDIDTGVFINQATVVGDIVGFDFQLQDLSDNNSYTEDDPTEITIPNNACSDGGAIGFQIFNGITPNGDGFNDFFRILGIENYPNNNLKIFNRWGVQVYEVDGYGQGNNLFYGISEGRATLQQDRELPSGTYFYILTFTGTENPGEESYTGYLYINHN from the coding sequence GTGTCAATAATCAAACGTAACACAATTGTTGCGGTTGCTTTAGTGCTTATGCTTGTTGCGACTGGCATACTAAGGGCTAACCGTAACTCAATCGAAAACGAACTATTTGTACCTTCCATATTACTTATAAAAACTGGTGTAGCAAGAGATGCCACTGGATCAGAAAATGGTTGTGCCATTATTGAGTACACCTTTACAGTGACCAATACCAGTACCAATGGGGAGATACTTACTGGAGTTCAGCTTACTGACCCTTCCTTGGGAGGACTTGTGGCAGGTCCAGCAGAAGGTGATGTCAATGTTATTGGCGAAATGGATCCTGGGGAAACCTGGATCTATCGGGCCAATTACATCATTCAACCAGCCGATATTGTGAATGGGTCTGTTACAAACCAGGCCAACGTGGAAGCTGATGTTCAGGGACAGCCAGGGGTAACAGTATTTGATCTTTCAGATGACGATGGAATAAATCCCGATGATGAAACTGTAACGGACCTTAGTTTTTGCCAAGGCAATATTGGACTTATAAAAACAGGTGTAGCCATTGAAGACATCGATGCTGGCCCTGGATGTAATTTTGTCCTCTACACATTTTTGGTGAGCAACGAAGGTGGGCAAGTTCTGGAGAATGTGGAACTTATTGATCCACTTATTGGGGTGGACCCAATAGCGGGTCCAATTGCTGGGGATACCAATGGGGATACTTTTTTGGACACCGACGAAGTATGGCAATATGCCGTTCTTTACGATATCACTCCCGAGGATATCAATAATGGTCAGGTAGTGAACCAGGCCGAAGTCACTGCGGATATACAAGGCTTTGGTACATCGGTTTCCGATTTATCGGATAATGATAGTTACTCCGAAGATGAAGCTACCGTGATAGATCTTACCCAATGCCAAGGTGACATTGCATTGGTCAAAACAGGTATTGCCATTGAGGATATTGATGCCGGAACTGGCTGTAACTATGTCCTTTATTCTTTCACCGTAACCAATGTAGGACCGCAACCCCTACAAAACGTTTCGATAGTAGACCCCTTATTAAATGGGGACACACCTACTTATCTTTCTGGTGACGATAACGATAATGATTTGTTGGATATAGATGAAAGCTGGTCGTATTTCGCTATCTATGATATTACGGCATCCGACATTTTAAACGGTCAGGTAGTTAACCAAGCCGAGGTGTCCGCCCATGTAGAAGGCGAACCTCTTAACACCGTATCAGATTTATCGGATGATGATAGCATATTAGAAGACGATTCAACAATCATAAGCCTTGCCGATTGCCAAGCAAATTTTGGTATTGCCCTTATTAAAACTGGTTTTGCAGTAAATGATGTTGATGCAGGTGCAGGGTGCAATTTTGTGCTGTACACTTTTTCCGTTACCAATGTTAGCGGCGAAACCTTAGAAAATATTACCATTACGGATCCCTTGTTGGAGGGTGTTCCGATAGACTTAGTTGCTGGTGACGACAATAGTAATAGCCAAATGGAATCTGATGAAGTCTGGTTATTTACTAGTGCCTATCCAATCCAACCATCAGATATTGCAAACGGTTCGGTCATAAATCAAGCCGAAGTTAGTGCAACTGTATTGAACGAACCAGATATCATCCTTACTGACCTTTCTGATGACGATAGCTTATTGGAAGATGACCCTACCGTAGTCGACTTGACCCAGTGCCAAGTACCAAATATAGGACTCATTAAAGAAGGTGTGGTTGTTGATGTCAATGAAGATGGCTGTTTAGAAAGTATTTTATACACCTTTACAGTTACCAATACCGGAAACGCAGATCTTGACGAGATTACCTTGGAAGATCCCTTGTTTGGAGGCAATATTCCTGGGCCAATAGATGGAACAGACGTAAACAATGATGGTATCCTTTCTGTAAATGAATCTTGGACCTATGAGGCATTGTATGCCATTACCCAACAAGATATCGATAATGCAGCCGTAGTAAATCAAGCTACTGTAACCGGGTATACCGTTGGAAATGTCATGGTTCAAGACCTTTCGGACGATGACAACCTCTTTGAGGACGAACCCACTAGAACTCCTGTTCCTGATGATGCTTGCACAGACGGCGCAGCGATTGGGCTGATCAAGCAGGGTGTATTGGTAGATAACAATGGCGACGGTTGTATAGAAAGTATTCTCTACACCTTCACCGTAACCAATACAGGAGGAATAGATTTGGATGAGGTAAGCTTAGAAGATCCATTGTTCGGAGGTCCGATACCAGGACCATTGGCGGGAACAGATACGAATGATGATGGTATTCTCTCTGTTGGCGAAACCTGGACCTACGAAGCCTTGCATGGCATCACACAAGAAGATATTGACAATGCAGCCGTAATCAATCAAGCTACTGTGACTGCTGAGCCGGTAGGCTTCGACAGCCAAGTTTTTGACCTTTCCGATGACGACAGTCTTCTAGAGGACGAGCCCACTAGAACGCCTGTCCCGGATGATGCCTGTACCGACGGAACAGCAAGCATAGGATTGATCAAAGAAGGTGTTTTGATAGATGCCACTGGTGATGGTTGTATAGATAGCATTCTCTACACCTTTACTGTTACCAACAACGGAGCTTTCGACCTTGACGAAGTAAACTTGGAAGATCCACTGTTCGGAGGTCCGATACCAGGACCAGTAGATGGTACCGATGTTAATAACGACAATATACTTTCTGTTGGCGAAACCTGGACCTACGAAGCTGTGTATGCGCTTGAACAAGAAGATATTGACAATGGTGCCGTGATTAACCAAGCCACTGTTACGGCAGAACGGATCAATTTTGAGCTTCAGGTGTTTGATTTGTCCGATGATGACAATTTACTGGAGAACGAACCTACCAGAACCCCAGTTCCAGACGACGCCTGTACCGATGGTGTGGCCAGTATCGCCATGATAAAGGAGGGAGTTCTGATTGATGTCAATGGTGACGGCTGTTTGGAAAGTATTCTCTACACTTTTACCATTACCAACAACGGTGCCTTTGACCTTGATGAGGTTATTTTGGAAGATTCCTTGTTTGATGGTGAAATTCCTGGACCTGTAGATGGTACGGATGAGAACAATGACGGTGTCCTATCGATAGGGGAGACATGGACCTATGAAGCCGTATATGCCATCACACAAAATGATATCGATAATGGGGCTGTGATAAATCAAGCCATTGTAACCGCCCAACGAATCAATTTTGACCTAGAAGTGTCGGACTTTTCAGATGATGACAATTTCTTGGAAGATAATCCCACAAGAACCCCCGTAACGGATGACACCTGTACCGAAGGAAGTGCCAGCATTAGTCTCATCAAAGAAGGAGCTTTGGCCGATATCAACGACGATGAATGCGTAGAGAGCATCTTGTACACATTTACCGTTACCAATAATGGTGGTGCAGACTTGGACACTGTGGTATTGATAGACCCTCTGATAGACGGTGAAATTAGTGGCCCAGTAAATGATACTGACATTAATAATGATGGTATACTTTCCGTAGGAGAGACTTGGACGTACCAAGCTTTGTACGCTATTACCCAACAGGATGTTGATAATGGAGCTGTCCTCAATCAAGCGACAGTAACTGCCGAACCATTGGGCTTTGACTTTGAAGTGTTTGATTTTTCCGATGATGATAGCTTTTTGGAAAATGAACCTACAGAAATTGCTGTTCCCAACGATGCTTGCACTGATGGTAGTAACGGAGGAGATGGCGGCGATGGTGACGGCCTTAATGGCATTGGCCTTATAAAGCAAGCCACGTTGTTGGACAGCAATAACGACAACTGTGTGGACACCATCGGATTCACCTTCACCGTGTTAAACGGTGGTATTGGGAATGTAGAAAATGTGGTACTCACCGATGGGTTATTGGGCGGCGTTATTTCCGGCCCTATAGAAAACAGTGATGAAAATGAAGATGGTATACTGTCGTCTGGAGAAACGTGGACCTACGAATTCTCCTATAGTCTAACGCAAACAGATATTGATACAGGTGTATTTATTAACCAAGCTACCGTGGTCGGTGATATTGTTGGTTTTGATTTCCAACTTCAGGACCTATCCGACAATAATAGCTATACCGAGGATGATCCAACAGAAATTACCATTCCAAACAATGCGTGTTCAGATGGTGGAGCTATAGGGTTCCAGATCTTCAATGGTATTACACCCAACGGAGATGGATTTAATGATTTCTTCAGAATCTTAGGCATCGAAAACTATCCAAACAACAACTTGAAGATTTTCAATCGCTGGGGTGTTCAGGTATACGAAGTAGATGGATACGGACAAGGAAACAATCTGTTTTATGGAATTTCTGAGGGAAGGGCCACTTTGCAGCAGGATAGGGAACTCCCGAGCGGAACCTATTTCTATATCCTAACCTTTACAGGCACAGAAAATCCAGGTGAAGAAAGTTATACAGGATATCTCTATATCAACCACAATTAA
- a CDS encoding sigma-70 family RNA polymerase sigma factor produces MEQLQIKDSILVKNYIDGDEKALEILINRHNQRITSFIYSKVLDRDVAEDIFQDTFIKVIKTLKKGRYSEEGKFLPWVMRIAHNLVIDHFRKNKRMPKFEGSDDFNIFSVIHDEKLNAEKQIIKDQIESDLTLLIDELPDDQREVLIMRIYKDMSFKEISENTNVSINTALGRMRYALINLRKIVERKNIVLTN; encoded by the coding sequence ATGGAACAGCTACAGATTAAAGACTCGATTTTAGTAAAGAATTATATTGACGGAGACGAAAAGGCTCTTGAAATACTGATCAACAGGCACAACCAACGAATCACCAGCTTTATTTACAGCAAAGTTTTGGATAGGGATGTTGCAGAGGACATCTTCCAGGACACTTTTATCAAGGTCATCAAAACCTTGAAAAAAGGAAGATATAGCGAAGAAGGCAAATTTTTGCCTTGGGTGATGCGTATTGCGCACAACTTGGTCATCGACCACTTCCGCAAGAACAAGAGAATGCCCAAATTCGAGGGCAGCGATGACTTCAACATCTTTTCCGTAATCCACGATGAAAAGTTGAATGCCGAGAAGCAGATCATCAAAGATCAAATCGAAAGCGACCTGACCTTGTTGATCGATGAACTTCCGGACGATCAACGGGAAGTGCTCATCATGCGTATTTACAAGGATATGAGCTTTAAGGAGATATCCGAAAATACCAACGTTAGCATCAATACAGCCTTGGGTAGAATGCGTTACGCGCTCATCAATTTGAGAAAAATCGTAGAAAGAAAGAATATCGTTTTAACGAATTAA
- a CDS encoding type IX secretion system membrane protein PorP/SprF: protein MRMTNLKINRNHCLVALTFLSAIITSYGQQDPQFTQYMYNTQVINPAYAGSREVLSFGFLGRTQWVGLDGSPETGTFTVNSPIGLYDNMGLGLSIVYDKIGPAMESNITADYSYSINLSYNYKLAFGLKAGMDVLDIDYTRLTLSEQSDPFFQSNVDNRLRPQVGAGLYLNSDRFYAGLSVPNFLNTTHFDESSLQNANTNDIAVERLHYFFITGYVFDLNENLKFKPATLVKYVSGSPLQWDLSANFLINEKLTLGASYRWSAAVSALAGFQITPGFFAGFGYDYQSTNIEQYSNGSYEVFLRFDIFNKANRVITPRFF from the coding sequence ATGAGGATGACGAATCTTAAAATAAATAGGAACCATTGCTTAGTGGCATTGACGTTTCTCTCAGCCATAATAACCTCCTATGGGCAGCAAGACCCCCAATTTACCCAGTACATGTATAATACACAGGTAATCAATCCTGCCTACGCAGGATCTAGGGAAGTACTGAGTTTTGGCTTCTTGGGTAGGACACAATGGGTTGGATTGGATGGTTCCCCTGAAACGGGAACCTTCACGGTAAACTCCCCAATAGGCTTGTATGATAATATGGGGCTAGGCCTTTCCATAGTCTATGACAAAATTGGTCCCGCGATGGAGTCAAACATAACGGCAGATTACTCATATTCAATCAATCTGTCATATAATTATAAATTGGCATTTGGTTTAAAAGCAGGTATGGACGTTTTGGATATCGATTACACAAGGCTTACATTATCTGAACAGTCTGACCCCTTTTTTCAGTCGAATGTGGACAATAGGCTTAGGCCCCAGGTTGGTGCAGGGCTTTACTTAAATTCTGATAGGTTCTATGCAGGATTGTCAGTACCCAATTTTTTGAACACTACACATTTTGATGAAAGTTCCCTACAAAATGCCAACACCAATGACATTGCCGTAGAACGTTTGCACTACTTTTTCATTACAGGTTATGTATTCGACCTAAATGAAAACTTGAAATTTAAGCCAGCAACATTGGTAAAATATGTAAGTGGCTCTCCACTGCAATGGGACCTCTCCGCCAACTTCTTGATCAATGAAAAGCTAACACTTGGAGCATCCTATCGCTGGAGCGCAGCCGTAAGTGCCCTTGCCGGATTTCAAATAACACCTGGATTCTTTGCAGGATTTGGTTATGACTATCAATCGACCAACATCGAACAGTATAGCAATGGATCTTACGAAGTGTTCCTTCGCTTTGATATTTTCAATAAAGCCAATCGTGTAATAACCCCAAGATTCTTCTAA